From one Thermatribacter velox genomic stretch:
- a CDS encoding ECF transporter S component — protein MIRKETLLLAVSALGVVVVFLATLLHVPLASHRFGFHLGEAVIFLVSAILGPFVGAITASLGSVLADLQMGYLIWVPFTLLVKAGEGYIIGELVARRERLDWYTFFWGASVMVGGYGVSAFVLFGWPALLVEVPVDVLQCLSGFLIACFIYRILCLRFPRLILLRRREWKPKEPPS, from the coding sequence TGATTCGAAAGGAAACTTTGTTGCTTGCGGTAAGTGCACTGGGTGTAGTCGTGGTTTTCTTAGCCACTCTTTTACATGTACCTCTCGCTTCACACCGTTTTGGTTTTCATCTTGGTGAAGCAGTGATTTTTCTTGTGTCTGCTATTCTGGGCCCTTTCGTGGGTGCGATTACTGCTTCGCTGGGTTCGGTACTCGCTGATCTTCAAATGGGGTATTTGATATGGGTTCCTTTTACTCTTCTGGTAAAAGCTGGTGAGGGGTACATTATTGGAGAACTGGTAGCTCGTAGGGAAAGACTTGATTGGTATACCTTCTTTTGGGGAGCTTCGGTAATGGTAGGGGGTTATGGAGTGAGTGCTTTCGTTCTCTTTGGTTGGCCAGCTTTACTGGTGGAGGTTCCGGTTGATGTATTGCAATGTCTTTCTGGCTTTTTGATTGCTTGTTTTATTTATAGAATTTTATGTTTGCGATTTCCCAGACTAATTCTTTTACGGAGGCGAGAATGGAAGCCAAAAGAACCGCCATCATGA
- the rlmN gene encoding 23S rRNA (adenine(2503)-C(2))-methyltransferase RlmN codes for MEAKRTAIMNFTPKDLAALLEDWGEPTYRAQQIFEWVYQKRADSFETMTNLPQDLRKKLAQEFVVNSLHVVETVSSSDGSRKFLIALADGMSVETVAIPHRDRLTVCVSSQVGCPVGCPFCATGQAGFKRNLEPSEIVGQVWLVAKQLDRRVDNLVFMGMGEPLLNYDNLCQALLTLNAPWGMGIGARRITISTVGVPPVILKLAEDWPELRLAVSLQSPFPEVRDYLVPLNRVYSLRSLLDALKIYITRVRHRVTIEYTLWEGVNDRIKDAYELVKLLRGLNVFVNLIPGNRVDGLPFLPPSPARVKKFYNILKENGMEVSIRLSRGQDIEAACGNLYRIHGLERGLGRP; via the coding sequence ATGGAAGCCAAAAGAACCGCCATCATGAATTTTACACCCAAAGACCTCGCTGCTCTTCTTGAAGATTGGGGGGAACCTACCTACAGAGCCCAACAGATATTTGAGTGGGTTTATCAGAAGAGAGCTGATTCTTTCGAAACAATGACCAATCTTCCTCAAGATTTGCGTAAGAAGTTGGCCCAGGAATTTGTTGTGAATTCTCTGCACGTTGTAGAAACCGTTAGTTCGAGCGATGGAAGCCGTAAATTTTTGATAGCTTTAGCTGACGGTATGAGCGTTGAAACTGTTGCCATTCCTCACCGGGATAGATTAACGGTTTGCGTATCTTCTCAGGTAGGATGTCCAGTAGGCTGTCCCTTTTGTGCGACGGGACAGGCAGGCTTTAAAAGAAATCTGGAGCCTTCGGAGATTGTAGGTCAGGTTTGGTTAGTTGCGAAACAACTTGATAGAAGAGTTGATAACTTGGTTTTCATGGGCATGGGTGAACCACTGCTGAACTATGACAACCTTTGTCAGGCTTTGCTCACTTTGAACGCTCCTTGGGGGATGGGCATAGGAGCGAGACGTATCACTATTTCTACAGTAGGAGTTCCTCCTGTTATTTTGAAGCTTGCCGAAGATTGGCCCGAATTGCGCTTGGCAGTTTCTTTGCAGTCCCCTTTTCCAGAGGTTCGAGACTATCTGGTACCACTGAATCGGGTTTACTCTTTAAGATCCTTACTGGACGCTCTTAAAATTTACATCACACGCGTACGTCATCGGGTGACTATCGAATATACTCTTTGGGAGGGCGTAAACGACCGTATTAAAGATGCTTATGAACTGGTCAAACTTTTGAGAGGGCTCAACGTTTTTGTGAACCTCATTCCTGGCAATCGGGTAGATGGATTGCCTTTTTTACCGCCATCACCCGCCAGAGTTAAAAAGTTTTATAATATTTTAAAAGAGAATGGCATGGAAGTTTCGATAAGGCTTTCTCGTGGGCAGGACATAGAAGCTGCCTGTGGCAATCTATACAGGATTCATGGGTTGGAAAGGGGTTTAGGTAGACCATGA